Proteins from a single region of Pseudomonas ekonensis:
- a CDS encoding GNAT family N-acetyltransferase, translating into MEPILELESARLRMRQWQDEDLPAFAAMCADPQVMRYFPAPLTRLESASMIGRVRGHFAEHGYGLWALERKDCGQFIGFTGLGVVGFDAPFTPAVEIGWRLAKEHWGLGYASEAAWTALRCGFDRVALNEVVSFTSESNLPSQKVMQAIGMHHAEADDFDHPRLADGHPLRRHVLYRISREQWLQTLHG; encoded by the coding sequence ATGGAGCCGATACTTGAGCTTGAAAGCGCAAGACTGCGGATGCGCCAGTGGCAGGACGAGGATCTGCCGGCATTTGCCGCGATGTGCGCCGATCCGCAGGTGATGCGCTATTTCCCTGCACCGTTGACCCGACTGGAAAGTGCCTCGATGATCGGGCGCGTGCGCGGGCATTTCGCCGAACACGGTTATGGCCTGTGGGCGCTGGAGCGCAAGGACTGCGGCCAGTTCATCGGCTTCACGGGGCTGGGCGTGGTCGGCTTCGACGCGCCGTTCACCCCGGCGGTGGAAATCGGCTGGCGCCTGGCCAAGGAGCACTGGGGGTTGGGCTATGCCAGCGAAGCGGCGTGGACGGCGCTGCGTTGCGGCTTCGACCGGGTGGCGCTGAACGAGGTGGTGTCGTTCACCAGTGAGTCCAATCTGCCGTCGCAGAAAGTGATGCAGGCCATCGGCATGCACCACGCCGAGGCGGATGATTTCGATCATCCGCGCCTGGCCGACGGCCATCCGCTGCGCCGGCATGTGTTGTACCGCATCAGCCGCGAGCAGTGGCTGCAAACCTTGCATGGATAA
- a CDS encoding DMT family transporter, with the protein MTVSTPLSGVNQPFKGILLIVVATFLFSSHDALSKYLSGFYPIVMVVWARYLVHTLLMAGIFLPQSGLRVLRTKRPLLQAVRALCLLGTSLFFTTALLYIPLAEATAVNFLAPVLVTALSVPLLKERVTRGQWIAVICGFSGVLVIVHPGGELFTPAVLLPFCSALFFCFYQLLTRKLSEVDSPTTSNFFAGLCNTLVMSALVPFFWQVPSLVHGLLMLALGSCGMTAHLFLTQAFRHAAPALLAPFGYCQIVFAGLLGWLLFNHTPTLTTVAGIAVICCSGLAAAWQQRRA; encoded by the coding sequence ATGACCGTCAGCACCCCGCTTTCCGGCGTCAATCAACCTTTCAAGGGGATCTTGCTGATCGTCGTGGCCACGTTCCTGTTTTCCAGCCATGACGCCTTGTCGAAATACCTCTCAGGCTTCTACCCGATCGTGATGGTGGTGTGGGCGCGGTATCTGGTGCACACCTTGCTGATGGCCGGGATTTTCCTGCCGCAGTCGGGGCTGCGGGTGCTGCGCACCAAGCGGCCGCTGCTCCAGGCGGTGCGGGCGCTGTGCCTGCTGGGCACCAGTCTGTTTTTCACCACGGCGCTGCTGTACATCCCGCTGGCGGAGGCCACGGCGGTGAACTTCCTGGCGCCGGTGCTGGTGACGGCGCTGTCGGTGCCGCTGCTCAAGGAGCGGGTGACGCGGGGGCAGTGGATCGCGGTGATCTGCGGGTTTTCCGGGGTGCTGGTGATCGTCCATCCCGGCGGCGAATTGTTCACCCCGGCGGTGCTGCTGCCGTTCTGCTCGGCGCTGTTTTTCTGCTTTTACCAGTTGCTCACGCGCAAGCTCAGCGAAGTCGATAGCCCGACCACCAGCAATTTCTTTGCGGGGCTGTGCAACACGCTGGTGATGAGTGCGCTGGTGCCGTTCTTCTGGCAGGTGCCGAGCCTGGTGCATGGCCTGTTGATGCTGGCGCTGGGCAGTTGCGGGATGACCGCGCACCTGTTCCTGACCCAGGCCTTCCGGCATGCCGCGCCGGCGCTGCTGGCGCCGTTCGGTTATTGCCAGATCGTGTTTGCGGGGCTGTTGGGCTGGCTGCTGTTCAACCACACGCCGACCCTGACCACGGTCGCGGGCATTGCGGTGATCTGCTGCAGCGGGCTGGCGGCGGCCTGGCAGCAGCGCCGCGCCTGA
- a CDS encoding alpha/beta fold hydrolase has translation MHRWLLALLFIAGGVQAAGVDAISAGRLQLKAGEMAVGIGPAPARIERVLIVVHGRLRNAETYRKSAESAAELAGQSASTLVIAPQFLNESDVALYSLPPSVLRWQGNDWMGGGLSTGPNPLSSYAALDEIIARVSDRKQFPDVKQIVIFGHSGGGQVVQRYALLAKEPPALKAEGIRLRYVVANPSSYAYFNEQRPVAFDHAQCAGFNRWKYGLVDPPIYAGGQTPAQLEGSYVKREVIYLLGQQDTDPQHPALDKSCAAKAQGANRLERGKLFFGYLLRRHPEGVNQRLVEVPGVGHNGDGMLTSPEGLKALFGQ, from the coding sequence ATGCATAGATGGCTGTTGGCTTTACTGTTCATCGCCGGCGGGGTTCAGGCCGCCGGCGTCGATGCGATCAGCGCCGGGCGCCTACAACTCAAGGCCGGCGAAATGGCGGTGGGCATCGGCCCGGCGCCGGCCAGGATCGAACGGGTGCTGATCGTCGTGCATGGTCGCCTGCGCAACGCCGAGACCTACCGCAAGAGCGCCGAAAGCGCGGCGGAACTGGCCGGCCAGAGCGCCAGCACCCTGGTGATCGCCCCGCAGTTCCTCAACGAAAGCGACGTGGCGCTGTACTCGCTGCCGCCGAGCGTGCTGCGTTGGCAAGGCAACGACTGGATGGGCGGCGGGTTATCCACAGGGCCGAACCCGTTGAGCTCCTACGCCGCGCTCGACGAAATCATCGCGCGGGTCAGCGACCGCAAGCAGTTTCCCGACGTGAAGCAGATCGTGATCTTCGGCCACTCCGGCGGCGGTCAGGTCGTCCAGCGCTATGCGCTGCTCGCCAAGGAGCCGCCGGCGCTGAAGGCCGAAGGCATCCGCTTGCGCTATGTGGTGGCCAACCCTTCGTCGTATGCCTATTTCAACGAGCAGCGGCCGGTGGCGTTCGACCACGCGCAATGCGCCGGCTTCAACCGCTGGAAGTACGGTCTGGTGGATCCGCCGATCTATGCCGGCGGGCAAACGCCTGCGCAGCTTGAAGGCAGTTACGTCAAACGCGAGGTGATCTATCTGCTCGGCCAGCAGGACACCGACCCGCAGCACCCGGCGCTGGACAAGAGCTGCGCGGCCAAGGCCCAAGGCGCCAACCGGCTTGAGCGCGGGAAGCTGTTTTTCGGCTACTTGCTGCGCCGTCACCCGGAGGGGGTGAACCAGCGGCTGGTGGAAGTGCCCGGCGTGGGGCACAACGGCGACGGCATGCTGACATCGCCGGAGGGGCTGAAAGCCTTGTTCGGCCAGTGA
- the ypfJ gene encoding KPN_02809 family neutral zinc metallopeptidase gives MLWRKGRRSDNVVDARGDDMGAGGGMRFGGGKGLSLTAILLIVGIGWITGQDPLQILGQLTGQMTEQSAPVGTQTRKAPPANDEQAEFVRSILGDTEDTWGAIFQQAGRQYRDPTLVLFSNRVNSACGLATSATGPFYCPADQKVYLDMAFFQEMAQRFKAAGDFAQAYVIAHEVGHHVQTLLGVSAKIQAARQQGRQMEGDGGLLVRQELQADCLAGVWAYNAQKRLNWLEPGDIEEALNAANAIGDDRLQQQGQGRVVPDSFTHGTSAQRVRWFKTGFAQGQVGQCDTFAAKNL, from the coding sequence ATGCTATGGAGAAAAGGACGACGCAGCGACAACGTCGTCGATGCCCGTGGCGATGACATGGGCGCAGGCGGCGGGATGCGCTTCGGCGGCGGCAAGGGCCTGAGCCTCACCGCGATCCTGCTGATCGTCGGCATCGGCTGGATCACCGGGCAGGATCCGCTGCAGATCCTCGGCCAGCTCACCGGCCAGATGACCGAGCAATCGGCGCCGGTCGGCACACAGACCCGCAAGGCACCGCCGGCCAACGATGAACAGGCCGAGTTCGTGCGTTCGATCCTCGGCGACACCGAAGACACCTGGGGCGCGATCTTCCAGCAGGCTGGCCGCCAGTACCGGGATCCGACCCTGGTGCTGTTCAGCAACCGGGTCAACTCCGCCTGCGGCCTGGCCACCTCGGCCACCGGCCCGTTCTATTGCCCGGCGGACCAGAAGGTGTACCTGGACATGGCGTTCTTCCAGGAAATGGCCCAGCGCTTCAAGGCGGCTGGCGATTTTGCCCAGGCCTACGTGATCGCCCACGAAGTCGGCCACCATGTGCAGACCTTGCTCGGCGTCTCGGCGAAGATCCAGGCCGCCCGCCAGCAAGGCCGGCAGATGGAAGGCGACGGCGGCCTGCTGGTGCGCCAGGAACTGCAGGCCGACTGCCTGGCCGGCGTCTGGGCGTACAACGCGCAGAAGCGCCTGAACTGGCTGGAGCCGGGCGACATCGAGGAAGCCCTGAACGCGGCGAACGCCATCGGCGACGACCGCCTGCAACAGCAGGGTCAGGGCCGCGTGGTGCCGGACTCGTTCACCCACGGCACGTCGGCGCAAAGGGTGCGCTGGTTCAAAACCGGATTCGCCCAAGGCCAGGTCGGCCAGTGCGATACCTTTGCGGCGAAAAACCTGTAA
- a CDS encoding HAD family hydrolase encodes MSLADVRHWVFDMDGTLTVAVHDFAAIRVALSIPPEDDILTHLAALPADEAAAKHAWLLEHERDLALGSTPAAGAVELVRDLHARGLRLGILTRNARELAHVTLEAIGLADCFAVEDVLGRDEAPPKPHPGGLLKLADAWAVPASEMVMVGDYRFDLDCGRAAGARTVLVNLPDNPWPELTDWHAKDCVELRRMVFA; translated from the coding sequence ATGAGCCTGGCGGACGTGCGGCACTGGGTGTTCGACATGGACGGCACCCTGACCGTCGCGGTGCATGACTTCGCGGCGATCCGGGTGGCGTTGTCGATCCCGCCCGAGGACGACATCCTCACCCACCTCGCGGCCTTGCCGGCGGACGAAGCGGCCGCCAAGCACGCGTGGCTGCTGGAGCACGAACGGGACTTGGCGCTGGGCTCGACCCCGGCCGCCGGCGCGGTGGAACTGGTGCGCGACCTGCACGCCCGGGGCTTGCGGCTCGGCATCCTGACCCGCAATGCCCGCGAGCTGGCCCATGTCACGCTCGAAGCCATCGGCCTGGCCGACTGCTTTGCCGTCGAGGATGTGCTGGGCCGCGACGAAGCGCCGCCCAAGCCGCATCCCGGCGGGCTGCTGAAGCTGGCGGACGCCTGGGCGGTGCCGGCCAGCGAGATGGTGATGGTCGGCGACTACCGTTTCGACCTCGATTGCGGCCGGGCGGCGGGGGCGCGGACGGTGCTGGTGAACCTGCCGGACAACCCGTGGCCGGAGCTGACGGACTGGCACGCGAAGGATTGCGTCGAGCTGCGGCGGATGGTGTTCGCCTGA
- a CDS encoding IclR family transcriptional regulator: MAGSQIERVFSVLESLASEAGGLPMQTLAEQLGIPKSATHRLLAELVRLGYVRQNPDTLRYHMSTRLVAMGFRYLSGSGADIVQPVLDRLALETGELVRLGVIDGERQTWIAKAQGARTGLRYDPDMGREAPLFYTASGHAWLACMSDAEALSRVERQGTELPAGAGPNAPRSHGDLLERLRIAREQGYACVEESSAVGTSAIAAVVRHPGDGRVIGVLSIAGPSARLPGARLHELAPLLLTFTRELSQASLASELFV, encoded by the coding sequence ATGGCCGGCAGTCAAATCGAACGGGTCTTCAGCGTGCTGGAAAGCCTCGCCAGCGAGGCGGGCGGGCTGCCGATGCAAACCCTGGCCGAGCAGTTGGGCATCCCGAAAAGCGCGACCCACCGCTTGCTCGCCGAACTGGTCCGGCTGGGCTATGTGCGGCAGAATCCGGACACGCTGCGCTATCACATGTCCACCCGATTGGTGGCCATGGGGTTTCGTTACTTGTCGGGCAGCGGGGCCGACATCGTGCAGCCGGTGCTCGACCGCCTGGCCCTGGAGACCGGCGAACTGGTGCGCCTGGGCGTCATCGACGGCGAGCGCCAGACCTGGATCGCCAAGGCCCAGGGTGCCCGCACCGGCCTGCGCTACGACCCTGACATGGGCCGCGAGGCCCCGCTGTTCTACACCGCCTCGGGCCATGCATGGCTGGCGTGCATGAGCGATGCCGAGGCGCTGTCGCGGGTCGAGCGCCAGGGCACCGAACTGCCCGCCGGGGCAGGGCCGAACGCGCCGCGCTCCCATGGCGATCTGCTCGAACGCCTGCGCATCGCCCGGGAACAGGGCTACGCCTGCGTCGAGGAAAGTTCGGCGGTGGGCACCTCGGCGATTGCGGCGGTGGTGCGCCATCCCGGCGATGGCCGGGTGATCGGCGTGCTGAGCATCGCCGGCCCCAGCGCGCGGCTGCCGGGAGCGCGGCTGCATGAACTGGCGCCGCTGCTGCTGACGTTCACCCGGGAACTGTCGCAGGCGAGCCTGGCGTCTGAGTTGTTCGTTTGA
- a CDS encoding DEAD/DEAH box helicase, translating to MTFATLGLIEPLLRALETLGYQTPTPVQAQAVPAVLAGRDLMAAAQTGTGKTAGFALPLLQLLTMEGPKVAANSVRALILVPTRELAEQVHEAVRQYAGHLPLRTYAVYGGVSINPQMMKLRGGVDLLVATPGRLLDLFRQNALKFNQLQTLVLDEADRMLDLGFSEELANIYRALPKKRQTLLFSATFSDDIRLLAGQMLNDPLSIEVSPRNVAANTVKQWVVTVDKKRKSELFVHLMRKNKWKQVLVFAKTRNGVDALVEKLQGLGVNADGIHGDKPQATRQRALDRFKLGEVQILVATDVAARGLDIEDLPLVVNFDLPIVAEDYIHRIGRTGRAGSTGQAISLVCADEVNLLSAIEMLTRQTLKRENEPDFEPDHRVPDTDASGQVIKKPKKPKKPKVTGGKRNLGKWVDSGDTAVSEPAIKPVRKVPAFNTGPRKRKP from the coding sequence ATGACTTTCGCCACCCTTGGCCTGATCGAACCTCTGCTGCGCGCCCTCGAGACGCTCGGCTACCAGACCCCGACGCCGGTGCAGGCCCAGGCCGTTCCGGCAGTGCTGGCCGGCCGCGACCTGATGGCGGCGGCCCAGACCGGCACCGGCAAGACCGCCGGTTTCGCCTTGCCGCTGCTGCAACTGTTGACGATGGAAGGGCCGAAGGTCGCCGCCAACTCGGTGCGCGCGCTGATCCTGGTGCCGACCCGCGAGCTGGCCGAGCAGGTTCACGAGGCCGTGCGCCAGTACGCCGGGCACCTGCCGCTGCGCACCTACGCGGTGTACGGCGGCGTCAGCATCAACCCGCAGATGATGAAGCTGCGCGGCGGCGTCGACCTGCTGGTGGCGACCCCGGGCCGTCTGCTCGACCTGTTCCGCCAGAACGCACTGAAGTTCAACCAGTTGCAGACCCTGGTGCTGGACGAAGCCGACCGCATGCTCGACCTGGGCTTTTCCGAAGAGCTGGCGAACATTTACCGCGCCCTGCCGAAGAAACGTCAGACGCTGCTGTTCTCCGCGACCTTCTCCGACGACATTCGCCTGCTGGCCGGGCAGATGCTCAACGATCCGCTGAGCATCGAGGTCAGCCCGCGCAACGTCGCCGCCAACACCGTCAAGCAATGGGTGGTGACGGTGGACAAGAAGCGCAAGTCCGAACTGTTCGTGCACCTGATGCGCAAGAACAAGTGGAAGCAGGTGCTGGTGTTCGCCAAGACCCGCAACGGCGTCGATGCGCTGGTGGAGAAGCTCCAGGGCCTGGGCGTGAACGCCGACGGCATCCACGGCGACAAGCCCCAGGCGACCCGGCAGCGGGCGCTGGACCGCTTCAAGCTCGGCGAGGTGCAGATCCTGGTGGCCACCGACGTGGCGGCCCGGGGCCTGGACATCGAAGACCTGCCGCTGGTGGTCAACTTCGATTTGCCGATCGTGGCCGAAGACTACATCCACCGCATCGGCCGTACCGGCCGGGCGGGCTCCACCGGCCAGGCGATTTCGCTGGTGTGCGCCGATGAGGTGAACCTGCTGTCGGCCATCGAGATGCTGACGCGCCAGACGCTCAAGCGCGAGAACGAACCGGACTTCGAACCGGATCATCGCGTTCCGGACACCGACGCCAGCGGCCAGGTGATCAAGAAGCCGAAGAAACCGAAAAAACCGAAAGTGACCGGCGGCAAGCGCAACCTGGGCAAGTGGGTGGACAGCGGCGACACGGCGGTGTCGGAACCTGCGATAAAGCCTGTGCGAAAAGTACCGGCGTTCAACACCGGGCCTCGTAAGAGGAAGCCTTGA
- a CDS encoding histone deacetylase family protein — MPLPLIYHDDYSPDFPADHRFPMDKFRLLRDHLVDSGLTRDEDLLRPQLCPPEILALAHDRDYIERYMSGELSREDQRRLGLPWNEALARRTVRAVGGSILAAEKALEHGLACHLAGGTHHAHYDYPAGFCIFNDLAIISHYLLQSGRVNRVLIFDCDVHQGDGTARILHDTPEAITVSLHCEKNFPARKAESDWDIPLPNGMGDADYLRVVDDALNYLLPLYQPDLVLYDAGVDVHKDDALGYLQLTDAGVAARDESVMRHCLGRDIPVVGVIGGGYSKDRQALARRHGILHHSAQRVWQSSGCH; from the coding sequence ATGCCATTACCGTTGATCTACCACGACGACTACAGCCCCGACTTCCCGGCGGATCACCGGTTCCCCATGGACAAGTTCCGCCTACTGCGCGACCACCTGGTGGACAGCGGCCTGACCCGCGACGAAGACCTGCTGCGCCCGCAGCTGTGCCCGCCGGAGATCCTCGCCCTGGCCCATGACCGCGACTACATCGAGCGCTACATGAGCGGCGAACTGTCCCGCGAAGACCAGCGCCGCCTCGGCCTGCCGTGGAACGAAGCGCTGGCCCGGCGCACGGTGCGGGCGGTGGGCGGTTCGATCCTGGCGGCGGAAAAGGCGCTGGAGCACGGCCTGGCCTGCCACCTGGCCGGCGGCACCCACCACGCCCACTACGACTACCCCGCGGGGTTCTGCATCTTCAACGACCTGGCGATCATCAGCCATTACCTGTTGCAGAGCGGCCGGGTGAACCGGGTGCTGATCTTCGACTGCGACGTGCACCAGGGCGACGGCACCGCCCGGATCCTGCACGACACCCCGGAGGCGATCACCGTTTCCCTGCATTGCGAGAAGAACTTTCCCGCACGCAAGGCCGAAAGCGACTGGGACATCCCGCTGCCCAACGGCATGGGCGACGCCGATTACCTGCGCGTCGTCGACGATGCCCTCAACTACCTGCTGCCGCTCTACCAGCCGGATCTGGTGCTGTACGACGCCGGCGTCGATGTGCACAAGGACGACGCCCTCGGCTACCTGCAACTGACCGACGCCGGCGTGGCCGCCCGGGACGAAAGCGTGATGCGCCATTGCCTGGGCCGTGACATCCCGGTGGTCGGCGTCATCGGCGGCGGCTACAGCAAGGACCGCCAGGCCCTCGCCCGCCGTCACGGTATCCTGCACCACAGCGCGCAGCGGGTCTGGCAGTCATCCGGTTGTCATTGA
- a CDS encoding TIGR03862 family flavoprotein: MRASSRQTAAHAMTQPASTAPHHVAIIGGGPAGLMAAEVLSQAGVRVDLYDGMPSVGRKFLLAGVGGMNITHSEAYPAFLSRYAERAPQIAPLLRAFDADALCRWIHGLGIDTFIGSSGRVFPTDMKAAPLLRAWLKRLRDGGVVIHTRHRWIGWDANGALRLDSPDGEKTLTPDATLLALGGGSWSRLGSDGAWMLALEQHGVGLAPLQPSNCGFEVSAWSDLMVSKFAGAPLKNIGIGLNDDTPRLGECVITATGIEGSLVYALSAPIREAINRHGAAVVHIDLLPGRPVDKIQAALSKPRGSRSMAKHLHSQLGIDGVKAALLRELTDAQTFADPALLARAIKALPLTLVKTRPLDEAISSAGGVTFEAMDERLMLKALPGVFCAGEMLDWEAPTGGYLLTACFASGRTAGLGMIDWLRSSGKL; this comes from the coding sequence ATGCGCGCCTCTTCCCGCCAGACCGCAGCGCACGCCATGACCCAGCCCGCCTCCACCGCCCCCCACCACGTCGCCATCATCGGCGGCGGCCCCGCCGGCCTGATGGCCGCCGAGGTGCTGAGCCAGGCCGGAGTGCGCGTCGACCTGTACGACGGCATGCCCTCGGTGGGCCGCAAATTCCTGCTGGCCGGGGTCGGCGGCATGAACATCACCCATTCCGAAGCGTACCCGGCGTTCCTCTCCCGCTACGCCGAGCGCGCCCCGCAGATCGCCCCGCTGCTGCGGGCCTTCGACGCCGACGCGCTGTGCCGCTGGATCCACGGGCTGGGCATCGACACCTTCATCGGCAGTTCCGGCCGGGTGTTCCCCACCGACATGAAAGCCGCACCTCTGTTGCGCGCCTGGCTCAAGCGCCTGCGCGACGGCGGCGTAGTTATCCACACCCGCCACCGCTGGATCGGCTGGGACGCCAACGGCGCACTGCGCCTCGACAGCCCCGACGGCGAAAAGACCCTCACCCCCGACGCCACCCTGCTCGCCCTCGGCGGCGGCAGTTGGTCGCGCCTGGGCTCGGACGGTGCCTGGATGCTGGCGTTGGAGCAACACGGCGTAGGACTGGCGCCGTTGCAGCCGAGCAATTGCGGCTTCGAGGTGTCGGCGTGGAGCGATCTGATGGTCAGCAAATTCGCCGGCGCACCGCTGAAGAACATCGGCATCGGCCTGAACGACGACACCCCGCGCCTGGGCGAATGCGTCATCACCGCCACCGGCATCGAAGGCAGCCTGGTCTACGCGCTGTCGGCGCCGATCCGCGAGGCGATCAACCGCCACGGCGCAGCCGTTGTGCACATCGACCTGCTGCCGGGCCGGCCTGTGGATAAGATCCAGGCCGCCTTGAGCAAACCCCGCGGCTCGCGCTCGATGGCCAAGCATCTGCACAGCCAGCTCGGGATCGACGGGGTGAAGGCGGCACTGCTGCGGGAACTGACCGACGCCCAGACCTTCGCCGACCCGGCGCTGCTCGCCCGGGCGATCAAGGCCCTGCCGCTGACGCTGGTGAAGACGCGCCCGCTGGACGAAGCGATCAGCAGCGCCGGCGGCGTAACGTTCGAGGCCATGGATGAACGGCTGATGCTCAAGGCGTTGCCGGGAGTGTTCTGCGCCGGCGAGATGCTCGACTGGGAAGCGCCGACCGGGGGCTATCTGCTGACGGCGTGTTTCGCCAGCGGGCGGACGGCGGGGCTCGGAATGATTGATTGGCTCAGGAGCAGCGGCAAGCTATAA
- the tesB gene encoding acyl-CoA thioesterase II, with product MSQVLEDLVDLLTLEPIEENLFRGRSQDLGFRQLFGGQVLGQSLSAASQTVEEARHVHSMHGYFLRPGDAKLPVVYSVDRVRDGGSFSTRRVTAIQKGHPIFTCSASFQYDEEGFEHQSQMPEVVGPENLPSELEITQQRAHLIPEHMREKLLCPKPIEVRPVTEKDPYNPQPADPVKYVWFRADGALADIPALHKYLLAYASDFGLLTTSMLPHGKSVWQKDMQVASLDHALWFHNDLRADDWLLYAMDSPWAGNSRGFSRGSVFNRAGQLVASVTQEGLIRHRKDWA from the coding sequence ATGAGCCAAGTGTTGGAAGATCTGGTGGATCTGCTGACCCTCGAACCGATCGAGGAAAACCTGTTCCGCGGCCGCAGCCAGGACCTGGGGTTCCGCCAGCTGTTCGGCGGCCAGGTGCTCGGCCAGTCGTTGTCGGCGGCCAGTCAGACCGTCGAAGAGGCGCGGCATGTGCACTCGATGCACGGTTACTTCCTGCGTCCGGGCGACGCCAAGCTGCCGGTGGTGTACTCGGTGGACCGCGTGCGCGACGGCGGCAGCTTCAGCACCCGGCGCGTCACGGCGATCCAGAAGGGCCATCCGATCTTCACGTGCAGCGCCTCGTTCCAGTACGACGAGGAAGGCTTCGAGCACCAGAGCCAGATGCCTGAGGTCGTCGGCCCGGAGAACCTGCCGTCGGAACTGGAGATCACCCAGCAGCGCGCCCACCTGATCCCCGAGCACATGCGCGAGAAGCTGCTGTGCCCGAAGCCGATCGAAGTGCGCCCGGTCACCGAAAAGGATCCGTACAACCCGCAGCCGGCCGATCCGGTCAAGTACGTGTGGTTCCGCGCCGACGGCGCCCTGGCGGACATCCCGGCCCTGCACAAGTACCTGCTGGCCTACGCCTCGGACTTCGGCTTGCTGACCACCTCGATGCTGCCCCACGGCAAGTCGGTCTGGCAGAAGGACATGCAGGTCGCCAGCCTCGACCACGCGTTGTGGTTCCACAATGACCTGCGCGCCGACGACTGGCTGCTCTACGCGATGGACAGCCCGTGGGCCGGCAACTCCCGCGGTTTCTCCCGGGGCAGCGTGTTCAACCGCGCCGGCCAACTGGTGGCGTCGGTGACCCAGGAAGGCCTGATCCGGCACCGCAAGGACTGGGCATGA